The Thermococcus alcaliphilus genomic interval TCAACCCCATGACGTCGTCCATAGTGGCATAGGCTATCTCAAAGTCAAGCTGGGTAAATTCATATGCATGCCTTCCATCGTCTCTATCTCTCTCTTCAAGCCTGATGTTTGGTGAAAGAACAAATATCTTTTCCAATCCCATCGCTATGGCAAACTGCTTATGCAGAATCATGCTGTGCATCAGCTTTAGTCTTGTCCCATAAGCTTCAATTTCTGGGGCTCTCATTTTACTCGCCGCCGGATCTGGCCACAAGGGATCGGTTATCGAGCTAAGCATAACCGGCAAGAGCCACTTAAAGCCCTTCTTCACAAAGAAGTCTGTCATATAGTCTATAACTTTCGTCTGTACTCTTATCACCTTTTCAATATCCCTGCTTACAAGTTGAACTGCGTTCATGAGCATCACCAGTATGAGGAATTACCGAAGTCCTATATGTACTTTGTGCAAAAAACTTTGAAAAATTGGTAAATTTGCAAAGAAGTAGGGCTATTATCTTAGATTTTATCCAATAGGTTTATAAAAAACATTGACACAATTATCACAAACCCCAGCTATGAACTTTCAATCTCAACAACAAAAAGTCACAAGAAGAGAAGATAAGAAAGGAAAAGACTTCACTGCTGTGGACAGACGTCCTTCTCTGTCGGTGGGTTTGGATCAAGGCCTTTTCTCTGTCTTATCTGTCTTATGATGTTTATTGCAAGTTCATTTGGAACCCTCTTGAAGCCAGCGTGCTCTGTGCTCCACAACGCTCTACCGCTTGTTGCACCCCTAATTGCCCCGGCGAATCCGAACATCTCTGCCACTGGAGCCTCTGCAATGATAATCATTACTTCACCTTCTTGCCTCATGTCGACAAGCTGTCCTCTTCTCTGGTTAAGCTCTCTGCTGACTGCACCCATGTATTCGTATGGAACGTTAATAATGACCTTCTGGTATGGCTCATAAAGCACTGGGTTCGCCTTCATCATTGCACAGTGGATAGCGGTTCTAATTGCTGGGTAAATCTGAGCTGGACCTCTGTGGACGTTGTCCTCGTGAATCTTTGCATCCACGAGTCTAACTATTACCTTCATTACAGGCTCTCTGGCAAGTGGTCCCTCGTCCATTGCCTGGTGGAAACCATCTACAAGGAGATCCATAACTTCGTTGAGGTACTGAATACCCTTGGTGTTGTCAAGGAACATGTTTCCGTTGTAGATGTCCACAATGCCTCTTGCAATGTCGTAGTCCATTCCAAGCTCTGCGAGCTTCTTTGCAACAGCCTTTGGATCTTTTGGTCTTCCTTCCGGTATTTCGCCTTCTCTAATTGCTTGGTAGATCTCATCTGGCATTGGCTCAACAACAATGTAGAACCTGTTGTGCTTGTTTGGTGACTTTCCTTCGACTATTGGGCTTTGCTTTGTAATGCTTTCTCTGTAAACGACGATTGGCTCTGAAACATCGACATCAACGCCCCATTGCTCCTTAAGGTGCACGAGCTTGACCTCAAGGTGGAGCTCACCCATACCGCTGAGGAGGTGCTGACCTGTTTCCTCGTCAATCTTGACGTGGAGTGTTGGATCTTCCTTGGCGAGCTGTCTGAGAGCTTCGATAAGCCTTGGTAAGTCTTTAACGTTCTTGGCCTCAATAGCCACTGTAACGACGGGCTCACTTGTGTAGTGAAGTGCCTCGAATGGCTCGATTTGCTCCTCGCTAACTGTCTCACCAGCCATTGCATCTCTCAAACCTGTCACAGCAACTATATTACCTGCTGGGACGGCTTCCATGTTGATTCTCTCTGGTCCCATATAGATACCAACTTGCTGGATTCTCGCTTTCCTCTTTGCGGTGATGAGGTAAACCTCTTGACCCGTCCTTACAGTACCGCTCCATACTCTACCGGTTGCAACTTCACCGGCGTGCTTGTCAATAATGATCTTTGTAACAACCATGGCCATCTTTCCATTTGGATCACAGTTAAGCATCGCTTGACCAACATCGCTCTCGATGTCTCCTCTCCAAAGGTGCGGAATTCTGTACTTCTGTGCTTGTAGTGGATTTGGAAGGTGCCTTACTACCATATCCAAAACAACCACGTGAAGTGGAGCCTTCTTTCTAAGGGTCTTTAGGTCACCAGCGTTTGTTAAGTCAATAATGTCCTTGAATGAGACACCGGTCTTCCTCATGTAGGGAACGCTGAGTGCCCAGTTGTAATAAGCTGAACCAAAGGCAACACTACCGTCCTCAACTTTAACAAGCCACTTGTCCCTAAACTCTGGAGGAGCGTACCTCCTAATCAAACGGTTTACATCGGTAATTACCTTAACAAACCTCTCCTGCATCTGCTGCGGGGTAAGCTTGAGCTCCTTAATGAGTCTGTCAACCTTGTTTATGAAGAGAACTGGCTTGACGTACTCTCTCAAAGCCTGCCTAAGAACAGTCTCCGTCTGGGGCATTACACCCTCGACGGCATCCACAACGATTATTGCTCCATCTATGGCTCTCATTGCTCTTGTAACGTCACCACCGAAGTCAACGTGACCTGGAGTGTCAATGAGGTTGATGAGGTACTTTTGCCCCTCATACTCGTGAATCATTGAAACGTTAGCGGCGTTAATTGTAATACCTCTTGCCTGTTCTTGCTCATCGAAGTCAAGGACAAGCTGCTTTCCTGCAAGCTCTTCGCTAATCATTCCCGCTCCAGCCAACAGGTTGTCACTAAGTGTCGTCTTACCGTGGTCAATGTGAGCGGCAATACCCATATTTCTAATTCTCTCTGGTTGAGTCATCAATTGCTTGATTTCCTTAATCATCTCTTCCCTTTTTCCCATATCGCACCACCTAAAACATTGATCGTCAGTTCATCATTCACTTCAAAAGTCCAGTTATAAATCTTTCCATAACTATTTCCCGAACCTTCTGTGGCGTTTTTGATATTCTCTTATTATCCTCAAAAAGTCAATCTTCCTGAATTCGGGAAAATACACATCAACGAAGAAAAGCTCGCTATAGGCAATCTGATAAAGAAGGAAATTGCTTATCCTTATCTCCCCACCTGTCCTTATAACTATATCCGGGTCAGACATGTTGGGCACATAAAGATACCTCTTCAAGAGCTCCTCGTTTATTTCATTTTTGCTCAGCTTTCCAGCTTGAACGTCTTCAACAATTCTCTTTACGGCATCAACAATCTCGCTTCTCCCCCCGTAGGCAACGGCAATGTTTAGGGTATAGTTATTGTATTTCCTCGTAGCTTTTTCAGCCTCTTCCGCCGCTTCCCTCACGTTCTTTGGCAGCAGCTCTTTCCTACCTAAGACATTGACCCTTATTCCATACTTGTGGACTCTTTCATCATGTACAAGTTCTTTGAACTTCTTTTCGAAGAGATCCATGAGCATCTTCACTTCTTCCTTGCTTCTCTTAAAGTTCTCAGTTGAGAAAGCGTAAACAGTCAGCGTCCTTATTCCCAGCTCCCTGCACCACTCAAGAATTTCTTCCAGCTTTCTGGAACCAAAAAAGTGACCGTACCAAGGAGGCTTGTCCAAAAGTCTTGCCCACCTTCTATTGCCATCCATTATGATTGCAACATGCTTGGGTATCTTTTCAGGCTGAGACTTAACTTTTTCAAAGAGGTAAGACTCATACAAGTCATAAGCGGGTTTAAATAAAATATGAGGAATTTTGGAAACAATCCTGTAGAGCATCTTCCTTCACTCAATCTTCTTTCTCTTTGCCATGTGCATTTCGGCAAGCTCAATATAAATCTCAGCATTCTTCTTTGTCATCTCTATTTCCTCTTCACTGAGCTGCCTTACAACTTTGCCCGGAACACCTACGACAAGGCTGTAATCTGGAATCTCCTTCCCTGGAGGTATTAAAGCTCCAGCCCCTATGATAACATGATTCCCAATCTTTGCACCATCCAACACCACAGCACCCATTCCTACAATAACGTAATTTCCAATCTTTGCCCCGTGGACAACTGCGTTGTGCCCTATTGTAACGTACTCCCCTATTATTGTGGGCGTTCCATGGGAAGTGTGGATGCTAACATTGTCCTGAATGTTGGAGCCCCTTCCAACGTATATCTGTTCTATGTCTCCCCTCAGAACTGCTGAAGGCCAAACGCTCGTTTTCTCCTCCAAAACGACGTCTCCAATTATGTAAGCGTTCTCATCCACAAAAGCCGTTTCGTGAATTTTAGGTTTCTTTCCATTTAGCTCGTAAACCACCATGATTACCACCAGTAATGGCTGGGTAAAACAACTTATAAACTTTAACACCCTAAAAGATATGTGGTGGGACGCTAATGAGATATCGAAAAGGGGCCAGTGCTGAGAGAGAGCTTATAAAAATGCTTGAAAAAGAGGGGTTTGCCGTTGTTAGGTCAGCGGGGAGCAAAAAAGTTGATATAGTTGCGGGGAATGGTAAGCTTTACCTCTGCATTGAGGTTAAAACCACGAGGAGCGATAAAATCTATTTAAGCGAGGAAGAGGTTGAGAAGGTAAAAAGCTTTGCCAACAGATTTGGAGGAGAAGGAATCTTTGCTATCAAATTCATAAACAATGGTTGGTATTTTTTTGATGCTGAAAAGCTAAAAAAGAGCGGAAAAAATTATAGAATAACCCTTCAAACGGCAAAGCATAAAGCCAAAACCTTTGATGAAGTAGTTGGTAAGCAAAAATCTTTAATTGAGGTGATTGAAGGTGGATAAAAGGGCAATTGTTTTGATAGCAATTCTCTTTTTGCTCCCTATCCCAGGGGCAAGTGCCCAGCCTTCTCTGTTACTTGAAGTCACTCAAAAAAGCTTTGAAGCAAAGCCCGGTGAAACAATCTCAGTTCCCGTTACACTAAGCAATATTGGTAACGAAACGGCAGAGAACGTAACCATCTACATCTCCGGGCCACTCATCGAGGGTCTTCTCTACAGCCAAGATGTCATAAAAAAGCTAGAACCTGGAGAAAAAGTAGAGAAAACTCTGCCCATATATGTTGAAAACCCCAAAGCAGGGGTTTATGACCTAAAAGTGGTTGCAAGGGTAGGAGCGGTGCTTATTGAAGTTCCAATATCCCTAAGAATCCTAACAAAAGTGAGCTATTCAATTGACATCGATGTGAAGGACAGGTATCTCTTTGGGGAAGACGTTGCAATAACGCTGAAGGTTTCCTCTTCATCCAACGGGATAATTTTTGGGGATGTTTCTTATGAAATCTACAGAGAAAACGTTTCGATTGCAGAGAAGTCCATCCACAACATCTTCCTTTACCCCGAATATCCAAAAAACAGGTGGGAGTACGTGATATTTCTTCCCAAGCCAGACGTGGGAAAATACACAGTTGTTATGAGAAGCAGGTTTGGGGGAATCTCAAAAACAATTACAAAAAGCTTTGAGGTTTATCAAAGGAAGCTGAGATACGAGACAAAATTCGAAAAGGGCATAATATACGTGAGAGTTTTAGACGAGGAAGGAAACGGGGTGGAAGGAATACCAGTAACGATAGAGGGCACTGAGCTGAAAACTAATTCCTATGGAATAGCTTTCGTTGAGGCAAAGGAGCCCGGAACTTATCATATAACCCTCAATCTTGATGGAAAAATAGTTGAAACGTTTGTTGAAGTTAAAAAGCTCTTCATGGCATATGAACAGAGAAATGAAACTCTTTTAGTCTACGTTAGGGACTCGGCAGGAAAAGGAATAGGGAACGTTACCATAGAGGCCATAGGGCCGATTGGAAAAACCTACAGCGTAACGGATGAAAATGGGACGGCAGTGATAAACTTAAACGAGACTGGCTTCGGTAGCATCTCTCTAAAAGCCGAGAGCGATAGGTATTTGAGTGCTGAGGCAATAGTAACTGTCAAGGAACCCAAAAAGCCAGAAACTGAGACCCCAACTCAAACAACTCCCACCCCAATAAACCAGACAACACCAATTCCTCCAGTGAAACCAAAAGATTATGGAAACTTACCCCTAATCCTAGTTCTCTCCGCAATAATCTTTGGGAGCACTTCTTATCTAGCCCTTTTCAAGCCCCTTAAATTCGAAGAGCAGCTCGATAAATACTACTTCGTAAAGGTGAGGGCTCCAAGGCTTAGGGAGCTTCGCAACTTCAGATATGAAAAAGCAATAAACGCTGTCGATGCAAGGGCAACAAAAGGAAAGGTAGCAATAGAGGACGGTAAAGTAATATGGGAGATAGACAAACTTGAACCCGGGGAAGAGGCCTTTTTGCAGGTTATTCTCTGAATCTTCTCTTTTCTTCGGAAAAATTTTTAAGGTCCAAAGCTTCATTAAGATAAGCATCTAAATGGAGGGTGATAAAATGGTCAACTGGGAGCTTATGCAGAAGGTTATCGAAGCTCCAGGGGTTTCTGGATACGAGTTCATGGGAATCAGGAATGTTGTAATCGAAGCTCTTGAAGGTTACGTCGATGAGATCAAAGTGGACAAGCTTGGAAACGTTATAGCCCACAAAAAGGGCGATAGTCCAAAGGTAATGATCGCTGCCCACATGGACAAAATAGGTCTTATGGTGAATCATATAGATGAAAAGGGTTATCTACACGTTGTTCCAGTTGGCGGGGTTGATCCAAGAACTCTTGTGGCACAAAGGGTAAGAATCTTCGGAGAAAAGGGAGAAATATATGGTATAGTCGGACATGTTCCGCCCCACCTAACTAAGCCAGAAGAAAGAAACAAAGCTGCCGATTGGGACACAATAGTCATCGACATCGGAGCAGACTCCAAGGAAGAAGCGGAGAAAATGGGCGTAAAGGTAGGAACCATAATGGAATTTGCCCCTGCTTTCACAAGGCTTAACGAAAACCGCTTTGCGACCCCATATTTAGACGATAGAATCTGCCTATATGCAATGATAGAAGCGGCAAGATCATTGGAAGGGCATCAAGCAGACATATACTTCGTGGCAAGCGTCCAAGAAGAGGTTGGACTGAGAGGTGCTAGGGTGGCAAGCTATGCAATTGACCCAGAGATTGGAATAGCAATGGACGTTACCTTTGCCAAACAGCCAGGAGACAAAGGTAAAATAGTCCCAGAGCTCGGAAAAGGCCCTGTAATGGACGTTGGACCAAACATAAATCCAAAGGTTAGGGCATTTGCTGATGAAGTTGCTAAGAAATACGAGATACCCCTCCAAGTAGAGCCAAGCCCAAGACCAACTGGAACTGATGCAAACATCATGCAGATAAACCGTGAAGGAGTAGCGACAGCAGTCCTTTCGATTCCAATAAAATACATGCACTCACAGGTAGAGCTTGCCGATGCGAGAGACGTTGATAATACCATAAAACTTGCAAAACATCTGCTGGAAGAGCTCAAACCAATGGACTTAACTCCATGAAAAACCTTATCTTTTCTTATTCCCTAATTATTCTTGGTGTTACGTGTGAAGAAAGAAGAGATTGGGTATAGAATAAAGCTCATAGAAAAGAGTATTCAGGTTATAAGAACATCGTTTCCAAAAACTCAAGAAAGATTTTCAAAGATGGGGCTTGCCAAAGACGGAATATACAAGCAGCTTGAATTTGCAATTCAGAACCTTCTTGATGCTCTCAACGAAATCTCCTCCAGCTTAGAGCTTGGAGCAGTAAGTTATCAAGGAATAATTGAGAACCTGCATGAGGAGAAGATTATTGATGATGAGCTGAAGGAGAAGCTTGATTTCTTGGTTCAGCTGAGAGATGTGTTAGTTTACAACTACGATATTCTTAACGATGAGATAGCTTTTAAGAACATGGAAGAATACCTGCAGTTCCTTGAAGAGGGTTTAAAATTCTTAACTTCTTTTCTGGAGGGTGAAGGGTGAAGATAGGAATCCTTCCGTTGGTAGTGAAAGAGGTTGAGGAAGATGTTCTAAAGGGAGTTGCTGACTATATCAGAGAATTCTACTCAAAATTTGGGTTTAAAGTGGAGATTTTGCCTTTCCTAACTGCAAGCGATCTCTTCTTTTCCTACAATCCAATTAGGGAGCAATTTCTCGGAAGATTCTTTCTTGCAAAGGTTGCTGAACATAGAGGGGATTTTTCAGCAGTTTTAGGGATCACTGATGCAGACCTCTATGAGGAGGGCATGAACTTCATTTTTGGACTAGCTAATCCCTACTTGAGAGCTGCTATAATATCACTGGCGAGACTGAGGCCAGAATTTTATAATGAAAAAGATAGAGAAGTTTTAAAAGAAAGGGCCATAAAGGAGGCAATGCACGAACTCGGGCATGTATTTGGGCTCGGCCATTGCGAAAACCCCAGATGCGTAATGCACTTCTCAAATTCAATAATCGACACTGATTATAAAGGAAAAGACTACTGCAAAAGATGCTTGAATAAGCTAAAAGAAACCTGGAGGGAATAAGATGATCGAGATTGAGCTCAAAGGATATGCAGATGATAGGGTATTCGAAAGGGTTAGGGAAACCTTCAC includes:
- a CDS encoding elongation factor EF-2, whose product is MGKREEMIKEIKQLMTQPERIRNMGIAAHIDHGKTTLSDNLLAGAGMISEELAGKQLVLDFDEQEQARGITINAANVSMIHEYEGQKYLINLIDTPGHVDFGGDVTRAMRAIDGAIIVVDAVEGVMPQTETVLRQALREYVKPVLFINKVDRLIKELKLTPQQMQERFVKVITDVNRLIRRYAPPEFRDKWLVKVEDGSVAFGSAYYNWALSVPYMRKTGVSFKDIIDLTNAGDLKTLRKKAPLHVVVLDMVVRHLPNPLQAQKYRIPHLWRGDIESDVGQAMLNCDPNGKMAMVVTKIIIDKHAGEVATGRVWSGTVRTGQEVYLITAKRKARIQQVGIYMGPERINMEAVPAGNIVAVTGLRDAMAGETVSEEQIEPFEALHYTSEPVVTVAIEAKNVKDLPRLIEALRQLAKEDPTLHVKIDEETGQHLLSGMGELHLEVKLVHLKEQWGVDVDVSEPIVVYRESITKQSPIVEGKSPNKHNRFYIVVEPMPDEIYQAIREGEIPEGRPKDPKAVAKKLAELGMDYDIARGIVDIYNGNMFLDNTKGIQYLNEVMDLLVDGFHQAMDEGPLAREPVMKVIVRLVDAKIHEDNVHRGPAQIYPAIRTAIHCAMMKANPVLYEPYQKVIINVPYEYMGAVSRELNQRRGQLVDMRQEGEVMIIIAEAPVAEMFGFAGAIRGATSGRALWSTEHAGFKRVPNELAINIIRQIRQRKGLDPNPPTEKDVCPQQ
- the uppS gene encoding polyprenyl diphosphate synthase, with product MLYRIVSKIPHILFKPAYDLYESYLFEKVKSQPEKIPKHVAIIMDGNRRWARLLDKPPWYGHFFGSRKLEEILEWCRELGIRTLTVYAFSTENFKRSKEEVKMLMDLFEKKFKELVHDERVHKYGIRVNVLGRKELLPKNVREAAEEAEKATRKYNNYTLNIAVAYGGRSEIVDAVKRIVEDVQAGKLSKNEINEELLKRYLYVPNMSDPDIVIRTGGEIRISNFLLYQIAYSELFFVDVYFPEFRKIDFLRIIREYQKRHRRFGK
- a CDS encoding gamma carbonic anhydrase family protein, which encodes MVVYELNGKKPKIHETAFVDENAYIIGDVVLEEKTSVWPSAVLRGDIEQIYVGRGSNIQDNVSIHTSHGTPTIIGEYVTIGHNAVVHGAKIGNYVIVGMGAVVLDGAKIGNHVIIGAGALIPPGKEIPDYSLVVGVPGKVVRQLSEEEIEMTKKNAEIYIELAEMHMAKRKKIE
- the hjc gene encoding Holliday junction resolvase Hjc, translating into MRYRKGASAERELIKMLEKEGFAVVRSAGSKKVDIVAGNGKLYLCIEVKTTRSDKIYLSEEEVEKVKSFANRFGGEGIFAIKFINNGWYFFDAEKLKKSGKNYRITLQTAKHKAKTFDEVVGKQKSLIEVIEGG
- a CDS encoding CARDB domain-containing protein; protein product: MDKRAIVLIAILFLLPIPGASAQPSLLLEVTQKSFEAKPGETISVPVTLSNIGNETAENVTIYISGPLIEGLLYSQDVIKKLEPGEKVEKTLPIYVENPKAGVYDLKVVARVGAVLIEVPISLRILTKVSYSIDIDVKDRYLFGEDVAITLKVSSSSNGIIFGDVSYEIYRENVSIAEKSIHNIFLYPEYPKNRWEYVIFLPKPDVGKYTVVMRSRFGGISKTITKSFEVYQRKLRYETKFEKGIIYVRVLDEEGNGVEGIPVTIEGTELKTNSYGIAFVEAKEPGTYHITLNLDGKIVETFVEVKKLFMAYEQRNETLLVYVRDSAGKGIGNVTIEAIGPIGKTYSVTDENGTAVINLNETGFGSISLKAESDRYLSAEAIVTVKEPKKPETETPTQTTPTPINQTTPIPPVKPKDYGNLPLILVLSAIIFGSTSYLALFKPLKFEEQLDKYYFVKVRAPRLRELRNFRYEKAINAVDARATKGKVAIEDGKVIWEIDKLEPGEEAFLQVIL
- a CDS encoding lysyl aminopeptidase; this translates as MVNWELMQKVIEAPGVSGYEFMGIRNVVIEALEGYVDEIKVDKLGNVIAHKKGDSPKVMIAAHMDKIGLMVNHIDEKGYLHVVPVGGVDPRTLVAQRVRIFGEKGEIYGIVGHVPPHLTKPEERNKAADWDTIVIDIGADSKEEAEKMGVKVGTIMEFAPAFTRLNENRFATPYLDDRICLYAMIEAARSLEGHQADIYFVASVQEEVGLRGARVASYAIDPEIGIAMDVTFAKQPGDKGKIVPELGKGPVMDVGPNINPKVRAFADEVAKKYEIPLQVEPSPRPTGTDANIMQINREGVATAVLSIPIKYMHSQVELADARDVDNTIKLAKHLLEELKPMDLTP
- the hepT gene encoding type VII toxin-antitoxin system HepT family RNase toxin, with the translated sequence MKKEEIGYRIKLIEKSIQVIRTSFPKTQERFSKMGLAKDGIYKQLEFAIQNLLDALNEISSSLELGAVSYQGIIENLHEEKIIDDELKEKLDFLVQLRDVLVYNYDILNDEIAFKNMEEYLQFLEEGLKFLTSFLEGEG
- a CDS encoding archaemetzincin family Zn-dependent metalloprotease — translated: MKIGILPLVVKEVEEDVLKGVADYIREFYSKFGFKVEILPFLTASDLFFSYNPIREQFLGRFFLAKVAEHRGDFSAVLGITDADLYEEGMNFIFGLANPYLRAAIISLARLRPEFYNEKDREVLKERAIKEAMHELGHVFGLGHCENPRCVMHFSNSIIDTDYKGKDYCKRCLNKLKETWRE